The Amblyraja radiata isolate CabotCenter1 chromosome 21, sAmbRad1.1.pri, whole genome shotgun sequence genome contains the following window.
tctcctctccccccccctccctctccccctcgcctctcctctcctctctcctctccccccctccctctcccccctccctctcctctccccctcccccctctccccccctccctctcctctcccccccctctcctctcccccctctcctctccctctccctctcctctcccccccccccctcctcttcccccctctcctctcccccctctcctctcctccctccccccccctctcctctcctcccccacccctcgcctctcctctcccccccctcccctctcccctctctccccccgcctcccctcctcccccctctcctctcccccccctccctctccccccctctcctcccccctcctctcctctcccctccctctcctctcccgccccgtccctctcctctccccccctccctccgctctcccccctcccctctcccgcgCTCCCCCCTCTGccttctgccccccctccctatcctctcgcccctccccctctcctcctctccccccgcctctcctctcccaccctccctctcctctcctctccccccctcctcctctcaccatccCCCTCATGtccactccaccctcccctcttcctcccctctccgtcttccccctcccctctcccctccccaccctctcttcgcccccctctccccctctctctctccccatccccctctctccccccccctctcccctccccccccccctctctctctctctctctctctctctctctctctctcccccccctcctcccctccattagtgtggggggggggggggggtagttagtgtgtgtgacgctgcatgccgcctccccccccacaaccgcacgttgggggaacagacccaacgggtctgcacttggtctggtttatttatatttatcgatagaagaaaataaagaaagaaagaaattagaaaaatagaataAACTATTAATAACACAACTCTTAAAGGGGATCAGCAACTTGATGGATATCTGATGCTCACAGTTCTCACATTTTGTTAATCCATGATAATAAAATACTTGCTCGTTCTGAGAAATGTGTTTTTTTCCTTCAGATGCCATTCAGAACTATAAAGAGTACATCTTGAAAGATAAAATGCATTTATGTTGTCCATTATCACAACGGCGATTAGCAAACTATTCGCTTGCCAGAACCATCAACGTTACCAACCCGAAGGAACAAGACCTAGATGGTGATCTTATCAGGAGCGATGACTCAAATAATTCACAAGAAGTACAAATTTCACAACTGCTGACTTTGCTTCGGGAAGAAAACTTCTCAAAGCGAGTCCTGCTGGTAGGTGATGCAGGAGTAGGGAAGAGTTGGACTGTTGTCAGCATGGAGCAAGAGTGGGCATCTCAACCAACCCACCACTTGAGGTGCGTCTTTGTTCTCAGATTCCGTgacttgaatgaggttaaaggaaAAACATCTCTCCGGGATCTGCTGAAGAAGCATTGCACACCTTTGTCATCAGTCCTAACCGAACTCCTCTCGAACCCTCAAGATGTGTTGATCATTTTGGACGGGCTGGATGAATTCGCCCATCAGTTGCAATGGAATCCTTCAGGCTGTGATTTCAACCTGGATGGTGAGGCTGAAGTAGGTGTTCTTGTTTCCAAACTAATATCCAAGAACCTCCTTCCAGAAGCCCAGGTGTTGGTTACCTCCCGGTGGAATACCAAGCAGATTGAATTTAACAAGAAGTACTTTGATCAGCTTTTTGTTATCTCTGGCTTTACCAATGATCAGCTGAAAAGATATTGTGAGGTgttttgtggagagcagcaaaaggCGGAAGAAATGTTTCAATGCATTACAGAAAATGCGACCATCAAATGTCTGGCTTCCAATCCCCTCAACAGCTTCATTCTGTGCAATATTTTGGACAAGTGTACCAGCTCTCAACGAGTGCCTGCAAATGTACCAGTGACAAATAGCAAAGTGTTTACATTGTTGCTGTACAGTCGGTTTAACTGCAGCACGAGTACAGAAACAGACGCTGAGAATAAGAGTGAAGAGGAGAAGAAATTGTTTAAAGACACCATCCTGAAACTGGGAGAACTATCCTTCAACTCTCTGCTATCAGGGAAACTTAAAATAAATGTGACTGATCTGAAGACCTATGGAATAGACCCAGACATCCTTTCAAAATATCTCTCAAATCTTGTGCTGGAATGTAAATGCCAAGGAGTCTTTGAGTTCCACCATGCAGTGCTGAAGGAACAATTTGCAGCTTTATATTGCGCTACTTTACTCAACAATGAAGCTGAAGAGTTGGTCAAGTGTCTGGATCTGTGGTGCTTTGGGAAAAGGCCACTAAATCAAATGAGCCAATTTTATTTGCAATCTTTTCAACCTGACCACACAGAGAAACTGTACAATTTTCTGAGGTTTCTCACTGGCTTCTTAACCGCAGGAAGAGATGGCAAGTTGTGGAACTATacaactcctctccccccttctacaGCCAGAGCTCTCACAACATGGTTCAAAAACAGCCTTCAGCGAGACATTAAGAAGGCAGAATTGCTGAATTTGATGCATTGTCTCTTTGAACTGAATGATGCCACTGTAACGGCAGAAGTATCTCCTTGCATGCAACATGTGGATTTTCACAACGTTTCTCTGAGCCCACTCGATCTGCGTGCTTTGTGCTACTGTCTCAATCATTCCACCGTGGAGGAGATGGATTTGAGGCTCTGTAGCATTGGTGATAAAGGAATAAAGCAGCTCCAAGAAATACTAGTCAAGTGCAGAACTCTTTTGTGAGTAATGATTTTCAACAGAATATTAAGCTCCAGTTGCACAAATCTACCTTCTTGCATGCACAATGTTTGTCGACATGTTTTATATTTTTGTCACATTTTATGCTCTGCATGTCCTGATTTATTCTAGCCCAGCTAATATTTGTGCCTGAAAGTTGTAGTGAAATATATACAAATGGAGATACTACTCTTCAAGACTAGAATGGAAACAATTTGTGCAATTATCTCCCTCAACTACACTGTTCTATGGTAaccccaccctcctccaatgTTGCCCTGTAGAGCCACAGAGCTGCGATGAGTCACAGAGCTGCATTGTAATAACCACAAGGGCAGGGATTTAATTCTATGCATTCACTCTAGTTGTTGTTCTTATGAACACACTTGCATTGATCACTATAAAAAGACTTGGGGGCAGTTTGCTTTATCTGCAAATACACCTGTTGGGGGTTTGACCTTTCTGTAAATCTTGCCCCACCCCATTTCCAACGCAGCAGTGTCAATGGACAGGTATTCATGAatctagaggaacagcatctcctatCTCACCTGGGTGgtctacaacctaatggtatgaacatcaaATTCACGTAACCCCTCTGTCTATTTGTTGTCTCCTGATACACCTAGATTGTCtgtatgtcactgtatgtcatgttgttacttgtgggcggagcacctagGCTAATTCCTtgtttgtgaatacttggccaataaacttacttactaacttacttacttgtCTCATATGCCCCTTCTTTTCAAACCCAACCCCTCTTACTCTCAGTTTCTGTAATCACCCTACCCCATCCCAAATGATTCCATCAGTGTATCACTTGCACATTACATCCACTTGATTTCCCAATTCCCTCCACTGTTCCCCTTTTGCCCACCATCCCACCCTAATGTGGTTCCACTCACCATTATCCTTTCTTATCAGATTCTATAATCTACAGTCCTTTGTACCCATTATCACCTCCTCAGCTACAGGTTCATCTCAGCATTCCTCATCTGGACCCACCTGTTacttaaggacacaaagtgctggggcaactcagcgggtcaggcagcatctttggagaacacggatcgctgacgtttcagttcgggaccccaCTGCAGACTGATCATTAgtttgaagaagaatcctgacatGAAACATAATCTattatgttttccagagatgctgcctgacctgctgagttactacagcattttgtgttcttttgtgtaaatcggcatctacagttccttgtttcctcttttactgtaccactctactgcttttttaaaaattgctgtt
Protein-coding sequences here:
- the LOC116985319 gene encoding protein NLRC3-like: MRSKYFAMDCTLRKMLLSLLLFPSLAEGSFSRSYGMLNKDILLPSAFHASSNFNLKNLIITWQRTDSLAVVYSFYSGTIHPEYHDKAFLGRTQLFLSEFCKGNASLKLERMLLSDVGNYTCFVTVDDGMPHIKNVVELKLNDISENNTSGGPDPASERKKLVLVLPVLLVILIAVGILFWQMKNKKKPDIEEMIHLLEDNIKDAIQNYKEYILKDKMHLCCPLSQRRLANYSLARTINVTNPKEQDLDGDLIRSDDSNNSQEVQISQLLTLLREENFSKRVLLVGDAGVGKSWTVVSMEQEWASQPTHHLRCVFVLRFRDLNEVKGKTSLRDLLKKHCTPLSSVLTELLSNPQDVLIILDGLDEFAHQLQWNPSGCDFNLDGEAEVGVLVSKLISKNLLPEAQVLVTSRWNTKQIEFNKKYFDQLFVISGFTNDQLKRYCEVFCGEQQKAEEMFQCITENATIKCLASNPLNSFILCNILDKCTSSQRVPANVPVTNSKVFTLLLYSRFNCSTSTETDAENKSEEEKKLFKDTILKLGELSFNSLLSGKLKINVTDLKTYGIDPDILSKYLSNLVLECKCQGVFEFHHAVLKEQFAALYCATLLNNEAEELVKCLDLWCFGKRPLNQMSQFYLQSFQPDHTEKLYNFLRFLTGFLTAGRDGKLWNYTTPLPPSTARALTTWFKNSLQRDIKKAELLNLMHCLFELNDATVTAEVSPCMQHVDFHNVSLSPLDLRALCYCLNHSTVEEMDLRLCSIGDKGIKQLQEILVKCRTLLVSSNKLTVKSAKSLSAVLEDPKCRIETLSCGTNSFGSAGAQILWKALARNRSLKILRLYDNGITVECTENMTQYLTCNKTLQKLFLCANKLDDVEQKNIQQVEKLCHGLKIITKIRDDEELLLRVENHVQMLPSLEQSYGTEWLCKILKSILKDLGDESTIPDVDTRVRIGKINANINKYLQKNKVTMIDIPDKENVLQLHT